The Halarchaeum grantii genome includes a window with the following:
- a CDS encoding tetratricopeptide repeat protein codes for MTDREPREGDGHQFSEGQGFEEPYEGFDIDPPELEVDPTDVDPVDDHVLVDLLDDANIAGDEVDSDALIDVGLSYMGIKRYEEAVDAFERAARYAANDTDEQEARVNQGVAHAELEEWDAAASAHEEALFLDEDGPFAAEAETNLAYALWEFGETEDAYHHAEEAVRKDKRLPHGWYNLGFMENEQGRHEPALDALNNAIRLGFKQADVFEEKARALDELGREEEATDVVEHAEEIRSQQEERLVDQG; via the coding sequence ATGACTGACCGCGAGCCCCGCGAGGGCGACGGCCACCAGTTCTCCGAGGGGCAGGGCTTCGAGGAGCCCTACGAGGGCTTCGACATCGACCCGCCCGAGCTCGAGGTGGATCCGACGGATGTCGACCCCGTGGACGACCACGTGCTCGTCGACCTGCTCGACGACGCGAACATCGCCGGCGACGAGGTGGACTCCGACGCGCTCATCGACGTCGGCCTGAGCTACATGGGCATCAAGCGCTACGAGGAGGCCGTCGACGCCTTCGAGCGCGCCGCCCGCTACGCCGCCAACGACACCGACGAGCAGGAGGCGCGGGTGAACCAGGGCGTCGCCCACGCGGAACTCGAGGAGTGGGACGCGGCGGCGAGCGCCCACGAGGAAGCCCTCTTCCTCGATGAGGACGGCCCGTTCGCCGCCGAGGCGGAGACGAACCTCGCGTACGCCCTCTGGGAGTTCGGCGAGACCGAGGACGCCTACCACCACGCCGAGGAGGCCGTCCGCAAGGACAAGCGCCTCCCGCACGGCTGGTACAACCTCGGATTCATGGAGAACGAGCAGGGCCGCCACGAGCCGGCGCTCGACGCGCTGAACAACGCGATCCGCCTCGGCTTCAAGCAGGCGGACGTCTTCGAGGAGAAGGCGCGCGCGCTCGACGAACTCGGCCGCGAGGAGGAGGCGACGGACGTCGTCGAGCACGCCGAGGA